Below is a genomic region from Rhizobium sp. 9140.
GGATCCGGCGACCGCGCCGCGATCGGCAATATCGTGTACGACGCACTCCGCCGGAAACTCTCTCACGCCTATCTGATGGACGACGACAGCGCGACGGCGCTCGGCTACGCGGTCATGCTGCGCCAATGGGGCCAGATGCCGGAATCGCTGGCGGCAAGTCTGGAGGGCGACCGCTTCGCGCCGCCGCCGCTGCCGGACGCTGCCCTGGCCGCCTTCCATAGCCGCGATCTCGGACAGGCCCCCGCGCATGTCCAGGGCGATATTCCCGAATGGGTGGTGCCGTCTTTCCAGGCGGTTTTCGGCGATCGATGGCTGGAGGAGGCCGCCGCGCTGGCCGAGCGTCCGGCGCTCGACCTGCGCGTCAACACGCTGAAGGCCGACCGCGCGAAGGTGCTGAAGGCGCTCGACGAGGCCGGTGTGCGGCCGACCGAAACCGCGCGACAGGGCCTGCGCGTCGCGCCCGGCGAAGGTCCATCGAGGCTCCCGAACGTAACGGCCGAGTTGTCCTTCCAGAAGGGCTGGTTCGAGGTGCAGGACGAAGGCTCGCAGATCGTCGCCGATCTGGTCGGCGCGACGGGCAGCGAGCAGATCCTCGATTACTGTGCCGGTGGCGGCGGCAAGACGCTGGCTCTGTCCGCCACCATGGACAACAAGGGGCAGGTCCAC
It encodes:
- a CDS encoding RsmB/NOP family class I SAM-dependent RNA methyltransferase codes for the protein MRLGGRLAGAIDVLSDIETRKRPVADALKDWGLAHRFAGSGDRAAIGNIVYDALRRKLSHAYLMDDDSATALGYAVMLRQWGQMPESLAASLEGDRFAPPPLPDAALAAFHSRDLGQAPAHVQGDIPEWVVPSFQAVFGDRWLEEAAALAERPALDLRVNTLKADRAKVLKALDEAGVRPTETARQGLRVAPGEGPSRLPNVTAELSFQKGWFEVQDEGSQIVADLVGATGSEQILDYCAGGGGKTLALSATMDNKGQVHAFDTDRKRLAPIIERLKRAGTRNVQVHDRAQALASLTDRCDAVLVDAPCTGTGTWRRRPDTKWRLNERNIEERQGQQREALAEAARYVRPGGRLVYVTCSVLPEENDQQVDRFLGQNPAFAPMAALDSWNALFGTAGRRPVSRDGRTLTLSPASTATDGFFFAMLQRQA